In Pirellulales bacterium, the following proteins share a genomic window:
- a CDS encoding ATP-binding protein, with product MNLLIIEDRQEDVALVVNELRRAGIAPLWERVDCEPDFVARLERPDLPDVILANDALPRCGAMRALELLKERKLDIPLIVMADAVDEEAASDRIQRGAADYFVKDRLGRVAAAIDRALEVKRLRGDKQRAEERLEESERQLHLALEAARMITWTWDMRTGKRSSSPPDSTTIWPPGKAPPDLDTFFRSIHPDDCQPLFDRVQQTLKDGSGYSVEFRIPLPTGGVRWVRGQGRVFRDAAGQPTHLAGVSMDITDQKLAERALRESEAKWRSDQEKVQQHLAKLAHVTRLQMMGELMSEVSHEINQPLYAISNFAEASLNRLRSPIEGAGPEILSWLEQIAVQANRAGEIIRRIGRFVRKSPAKLAPADVNRIVRDVVGLLSVDVRLDTVELELQLAESLPPVKVDRIQIEQVLVNLLRNALEAMADNPAARRHLSVHTESLPSGAVRIAVRDNGRGLESGELDRLFEPFFTTKTDGMGMGLSISHSIVEAHGGRLEAVPNPERGMTFQFTLPVASNEAPDDI from the coding sequence GAAGACCGCCAAGAAGACGTCGCGCTCGTGGTCAACGAGTTGCGGCGAGCCGGGATTGCACCGCTTTGGGAACGCGTCGATTGTGAGCCGGACTTCGTCGCGCGCCTCGAGCGGCCCGACCTGCCTGACGTGATCCTGGCCAATGATGCCTTGCCGCGGTGCGGCGCCATGCGGGCCTTGGAGCTGCTCAAAGAACGGAAGCTCGATATACCGCTGATCGTGATGGCCGACGCGGTCGACGAAGAGGCGGCCAGCGACCGCATCCAGCGGGGAGCGGCGGACTATTTCGTCAAGGACCGGCTCGGAAGGGTCGCAGCGGCGATCGATCGCGCCCTCGAGGTGAAGCGCCTTCGCGGCGACAAGCAGCGGGCCGAAGAGCGGCTCGAGGAGAGTGAGCGGCAACTCCATCTGGCCCTCGAGGCGGCCCGAATGATCACCTGGACTTGGGACATGCGGACGGGCAAGCGGTCCTCCTCGCCGCCGGATTCCACGACGATCTGGCCGCCGGGAAAGGCCCCTCCCGACCTGGATACTTTTTTCCGGAGCATTCATCCCGACGATTGCCAACCGCTTTTCGATCGTGTGCAGCAGACGTTGAAAGACGGATCGGGTTACTCGGTCGAGTTCCGCATCCCGTTGCCGACGGGGGGAGTGCGTTGGGTTAGGGGGCAAGGCCGCGTTTTTCGCGACGCCGCCGGCCAGCCGACGCACCTGGCCGGAGTGTCAATGGACATCACCGACCAAAAGCTCGCCGAACGGGCGCTGCGCGAATCCGAGGCCAAATGGCGCTCGGACCAAGAGAAGGTCCAGCAGCATCTGGCCAAGTTGGCGCACGTCACGCGCTTGCAAATGATGGGAGAGCTGATGTCCGAAGTGTCGCATGAGATCAACCAACCGCTGTACGCGATCTCCAACTTCGCCGAGGCCTCGCTCAACCGGCTGCGATCGCCGATCGAGGGCGCCGGCCCGGAGATTCTATCCTGGCTCGAGCAGATCGCGGTGCAAGCCAACCGAGCGGGCGAGATCATCCGCCGGATCGGCCGCTTCGTCCGCAAATCGCCGGCCAAGCTGGCGCCGGCCGACGTCAATCGCATCGTGCGCGACGTGGTCGGGCTGTTGAGCGTCGACGTGCGATTGGACACCGTCGAACTCGAGCTGCAATTGGCCGAATCGTTGCCGCCGGTCAAGGTCGACCGCATTCAGATCGAGCAGGTCCTCGTCAATCTGCTGCGCAACGCGCTCGAGGCGATGGCCGACAACCCGGCCGCTCGGCGACACCTTAGCGTCCACACCGAATCGCTCCCCAGCGGCGCCGTGCGCATCGCCGTGCGCGACAACGGCCGCGGTCTGGAGAGCGGCGAACTCGATCGTCTATTCGAACCATTCTTCACGACGAAGACCGACGGCATGGGGATGGGCCTATCCATCAGTCATTCGATCGTCGAGGCGCACGGCGGCCGCCTGGAAGCGGTCCCTAATCCCGAGCGCGGAATGACGTTCCAGTTCACGCTCCCGGTTGCAAGCAACGAGGCGCCCGATGACATCTGA